One segment of Halorubellus sp. JP-L1 DNA contains the following:
- a CDS encoding SDR family oxidoreductase produces the protein MTDGTVLLTGFPGFLGSALVDRLLGRGEHVTCLVQSKYRDLAEDRRDELEADHDAADAIALVEGDITDPDLGLSEDGPIADDDGPIADGDPARDGFTRDDLLERTREVYHLAAVYDLGVDRDLAMAVNVDGTEHVLDFCAACEGLERLHYVSTCYVSGRYPGAFREDMLVEGQSFNNHYESTKFLAEVAVQDAMDDGLPATVYRPSIAVGDSETGETQKYDGPYNVIEYLLDQPAVAVLPEFGDPGAVEVNVVPRDFVVDAIDAIGAREDTVGGVYQLADPNPPSVAEMQAAFAAATNTWTIDVPFSKSAFQWLLREVDAFREWTGIDPAVVDYFTHPTRYDTTNATRVLDEAGIECPDFREYAPRLVDYVRNNPHVGSDAMT, from the coding sequence ATGACCGACGGTACCGTTCTCCTCACCGGCTTCCCGGGATTCCTCGGGAGCGCGCTCGTCGACCGCCTTCTCGGACGCGGCGAGCACGTCACCTGTCTCGTCCAATCGAAGTACCGCGACCTCGCCGAGGACCGCCGCGACGAACTCGAAGCCGACCACGACGCCGCCGACGCCATCGCACTCGTCGAGGGCGACATCACCGACCCGGACCTCGGACTCTCCGAGGACGGTCCGATCGCGGACGACGACGGTCCGATCGCGGACGGCGACCCCGCCCGCGACGGCTTCACTCGCGACGACCTCCTCGAGCGCACGCGCGAGGTCTACCACCTCGCGGCCGTCTACGACCTCGGCGTCGACCGCGACCTCGCGATGGCCGTCAACGTCGACGGCACCGAGCACGTCCTCGACTTCTGTGCGGCCTGCGAGGGCCTCGAGCGCCTCCACTACGTCTCCACGTGCTACGTCAGCGGCCGCTACCCCGGCGCGTTCCGCGAGGACATGCTCGTCGAGGGGCAGTCGTTCAACAACCACTACGAGTCCACGAAGTTCCTCGCCGAAGTCGCCGTGCAGGACGCCATGGACGACGGCCTCCCCGCGACCGTCTACCGGCCGAGCATCGCCGTCGGCGACAGCGAGACCGGCGAGACCCAGAAGTACGACGGGCCCTACAACGTGATCGAGTACCTGCTGGACCAGCCCGCGGTCGCCGTCCTCCCCGAGTTCGGCGACCCCGGTGCCGTCGAGGTGAACGTCGTCCCGCGGGACTTCGTCGTCGACGCCATCGACGCCATCGGCGCCCGCGAGGACACCGTCGGCGGCGTCTACCAGCTCGCCGACCCGAACCCGCCGAGCGTCGCGGAGATGCAGGCCGCGTTCGCCGCCGCGACGAACACGTGGACGATCGACGTCCCGTTCTCCAAGTCCGCGTTCCAGTGGCTGCTCCGCGAGGTCGACGCGTTCCGCGAATGGACAGGTATCGACCCCGCCGTCGTCGACTACTTCACTCACCCGACGCGGTACGACACCACGAACGCGACGCGCGTCCTCGACGAAGCGGGTATCGAGTGCCCGGACTTCCGCGAGTACGCGCCCCGTCTCGTCGACTACGTCAGGAACAACCCGCACGTCGGCAGCGACGCGATGACCTGA